From Flavobacteriales bacterium, a single genomic window includes:
- a CDS encoding PH domain-containing protein produces the protein MFFNTTYKIEKEKLHIKCGFFKYKAVNIREMKKVSKSSSIISSPAASFDRIEITYGKFDELIISPKHRIKFVEDLQKINPEIINNLCRQVS, from the coding sequence ATGTTTTTCAATACCACCTACAAGATTGAGAAAGAAAAACTTCACATAAAATGCGGGTTTTTTAAATATAAAGCTGTAAATATTAGAGAAATGAAAAAAGTTTCTAAATCATCAAGTATCATTTCTTCACCTGCTGCCTCATTTGATCGAATCGAAATTACATATGGTAAGTTTGATGAACTTATTATTTCTCCAAAACACAGAATTAAATTTGTTGAAGATTTACAGAAAATAAATCCTGAGATTATAAATAATCTTTGTAGACAAGTTTCTTAA
- a CDS encoding 2-C-methyl-D-erythritol 2,4-cyclodiphosphate synthase produces the protein MNIRIGYGYDVHQLKEGEDLIVGGIHIPHYKGSFGHSDADVLIHTICDAILGAANMRDIGFHFPDTSADYKGIDSKLLLRDVMDLIRNKGYEIINIDSTVCLEKPKVNPHIPQMKTVLSKCMNIDENQLSIKATTSEKMGFVGQEMGVSAHAVALIKLA, from the coding sequence TTGAATATACGAATAGGATACGGATACGATGTTCACCAATTAAAAGAAGGTGAAGACCTAATTGTTGGAGGTATTCATATTCCTCATTATAAGGGTTCTTTTGGTCATTCAGATGCCGATGTACTTATTCACACTATTTGCGATGCTATATTGGGAGCAGCCAATATGAGAGATATAGGTTTTCACTTCCCAGATACGTCGGCCGATTACAAAGGGATAGACAGTAAACTTTTACTTCGCGATGTGATGGATTTAATTCGAAACAAAGGATACGAAATTATCAATATTGACTCTACCGTCTGTTTAGAAAAACCCAAAGTTAACCCTCATATTCCTCAAATGAAAACGGTCCTTTCTAAATGTATGAATATTGATGAAAATCAGTTGTCTATAAAAGCTACGACCTCAGAGAAAATGGGATTTGTAGGACAAGAAATGGGCGTGTCAGCTCATGCCGTAGCGTTAATAAAGCTGGCTTAA